In one window of Chitinophagales bacterium DNA:
- a CDS encoding elongation factor G, with product MAEFDSLHVKNIALLGHSGSGKTTLAESMLFEAGLITRRGNVADKNTVGDYTPLEQERGNTIFSKLMHTKWRGYKINILDTPGFDDFAGEVLTALRVADTGVMVLNASVGVEVGTDIIWEYTEQFKTPMIFAVNQLDHPTADFDKTIREAKAHFGANVTVVQYPVQTGEAFDAIIDVLNMVMYVYPPTGGKPEKQAIPAAEAERAANLHKELIEAIASNDEGLMEKYFDQGELSEDDMKTGLHKSMTNHDLFPVFCISAEKNMGVGRLMGYIDNVCPPASEMPPQKTAEGASLACDPAGPVCLFVYKTVSEPHVGELSFFKVYSGTVKAGMELVNENTGVAEKLTQLFVVEGNKRIPVDELVAGDIGATLKLRNTHTNNTLHEKGKNLDLLPIVFPEPRLSMAIECAKKGEEEKLATALHQFREEDPTILVEVSAELKQTILHCQGDMHLNVIKWKLEHQYNLGVNFSKTKIPYRETIRRKAEATYRHKKQSGGAGQFGEVSLRIEPWYEGMPEPEGLNVRGRETYELTWGGKLVYYNCIVGGAIDQRFLPSILKGIMEKMNEGPLTGAYVRDIRVSVFDGKMHAVDSNDMAFKTAGTMAFREAFQAADPQLLEPIYHVEVLCPEDQTGNVMGDLQTRGAIVEGMDTEGHFTVVKAQVPLAQLGNYASSLRSFTQGRARFRMQFDHYAPVSFEQQQKLAAAYKKTAEIVEV from the coding sequence ATTTTCTCTAAACTCATGCATACCAAATGGCGTGGGTATAAAATCAATATTCTGGATACACCTGGCTTTGATGATTTTGCCGGAGAAGTTTTAACAGCTTTGCGCGTAGCAGATACAGGTGTGATGGTGTTGAATGCATCAGTAGGTGTGGAAGTGGGTACAGATATCATCTGGGAGTACACAGAGCAATTCAAAACCCCGATGATTTTTGCTGTCAACCAACTGGATCATCCTACTGCTGATTTTGATAAAACCATTCGCGAAGCAAAAGCACATTTTGGTGCTAATGTAACCGTGGTACAATATCCTGTGCAAACAGGTGAGGCATTCGATGCCATTATTGATGTACTCAATATGGTGATGTATGTTTATCCGCCTACTGGTGGTAAGCCAGAGAAGCAAGCGATTCCTGCAGCTGAAGCAGAACGTGCAGCCAACTTGCACAAAGAATTGATTGAAGCCATCGCCAGCAATGATGAAGGTTTGATGGAAAAATATTTTGATCAGGGTGAATTGAGTGAGGATGATATGAAGACTGGCTTGCATAAGTCCATGACCAATCATGATTTATTCCCTGTGTTCTGCATCTCTGCAGAAAAAAACATGGGTGTGGGTCGTTTGATGGGTTATATCGATAATGTTTGTCCGCCTGCATCTGAAATGCCCCCACAAAAAACAGCCGAAGGCGCAAGCTTGGCTTGTGATCCTGCCGGTCCAGTTTGTCTCTTCGTCTACAAAACCGTTTCAGAACCACACGTAGGAGAATTGAGTTTCTTCAAAGTATACTCAGGCACTGTAAAAGCGGGTATGGAATTGGTGAATGAAAACACAGGTGTAGCAGAGAAGCTAACGCAGTTGTTTGTAGTAGAAGGTAATAAGCGCATTCCCGTTGATGAGTTGGTTGCTGGTGATATTGGTGCAACTTTGAAACTGCGCAATACACATACCAATAATACCCTTCACGAAAAAGGAAAGAATCTTGATTTATTGCCTATCGTATTCCCAGAGCCAAGATTGAGTATGGCCATTGAATGTGCGAAGAAAGGGGAAGAAGAAAAACTGGCAACCGCTTTGCACCAATTCCGTGAAGAAGATCCCACTATTTTGGTAGAAGTGTCTGCTGAGTTGAAACAAACCATTCTGCATTGTCAAGGTGATATGCACCTGAATGTCATCAAGTGGAAACTGGAGCATCAGTATAATTTGGGGGTGAATTTCAGCAAGACAAAAATTCCTTACAGAGAAACCATCCGCAGAAAAGCGGAAGCGACCTATCGCCATAAAAAACAATCTGGCGGTGCCGGACAGTTTGGCGAAGTGAGTCTGCGTATTGAACCATGGTATGAAGGCATGCCTGAACCGGAGGGTTTGAATGTGCGCGGCCGTGAAACCTATGAGCTCACCTGGGGTGGTAAACTGGTGTATTATAATTGTATTGTTGGTGGTGCGATTGACCAACGTTTCCTGCCTTCAATTCTGAAAGGCATTATGGAGAAAATGAATGAAGGTCCGCTTACGGGTGCTTATGTACGTGATATACGCGTATCCGTATTTGATGGCAAGATGCATGCTGTTGACAGTAATGATATGGCATTCAAAACTGCCGGTACCATGGCTTTCCGCGAAGCATTTCAGGCTGCTGATCCACAGTTACTGGAACCTATTTATCATGTAGAAGTACTTTGCCCGGAAGATCAGACTGGTAATGTAATGGGCGATTTGCAAACACGTGGTGCTATTGTGGAAGGAATGGATACGGAAGGTCATTTCACTGTAGTGAAAGCCCAAGTGCCCTTGGCCCAGTTAGGCAACTATGCTTCGTCTTTGCGTTCTTTTACGCAGGGTAGGGCCAGGTTCCGCATGCAGTTTGACCACTACGCACCGGTTTCATTTGAACAACAACAGAAACTAGCTGCTGCGTATAAGAAAACAGCAGAAATAGTGGAAGTATAA